A genomic window from Xyrauchen texanus isolate HMW12.3.18 chromosome 31, RBS_HiC_50CHRs, whole genome shotgun sequence includes:
- the LOC127625170 gene encoding multidrug and toxin extrusion protein 1-like codes for MEKSVMPEASGPLASNEQITEATAPRSKLLHFNWVPLAYREELYHVLCLTGPLLISRILNFLLPFVITIFCGHLGNAELAGYALASATINVSTTATGCGLALACDTLVSQTFGSKNLKRVGEILQRSVLILLLFCLPCWAILINAESILLSLRQEPEVARIAQLYVMAYLPAVPAMFLHHLQVSYLQNQGIILPQMYTAVAANIFNVATNYILLHVMNMGVTGSAAANSISQITICLLLFGYIRWKKLHVKTWDGWSIASLQEWGSYMKLAIPSTLMLCFEWWIYEIGGFLAGMLGEVDLAAQHVLLEMGAITYMFPLGVHAAACVRVGNALGAGDTNRALITSKMTLMISGVLAVLQGIVLGSTKSVVGYIFTSDESIVEIVSENLTLYVFLQFFDALVCVCSGILLGAGKQKIAALSNLICYYCIGLPVGISLMFIAELRILGLWLGLLICVIIQTCFFTTLIFKLDWKKVTEQAQKRAGKNAKVLCVLQKTSIGQSVLDTLVSEGQENTEQTPDAGASASIPEPWDDITGNKAQLTSNGSDVAGYVQVSSQEQGKAESGEAQPKAWLSMGQLVLRRGLILLAGILILIAGVAVHIACPLPQPFIPFQSNQTMEWRNFSIHETFLNSTAS; via the exons ATGGAAAAATCTGTGATGCCTGAGGCTTCCGGGCCCCTGGCAAGCAATGAGCAGATCACCGAGGCAACAGCACCTAGATCTAAACTGCTCCATTTTAACTGGGTTCCTCTGGCCTACAGAGAAGAGCTCTACCACGTCCTATGTCTGACTGGGCCTCTG CTCATCTCCAGGATCCTTAACTTTCTTCTGCCATTTGTCATCACAATATTCTGTGGTCATCTGGGAAATGCTGAACTGGCTGGATATGCCCTGGCCTCTGCG ACTATTAACGTGTCCACAACAGCCACCGGATGTGGCCTGGCTCTCGCCTGTGACACACTTGTCTCTCAG ACATTTGGCAGTAAGAACCTGAAGCGAGTCGGGGAGATTCTCCAGAGAAGTGTACTGATCTTGTTACTCTTCTGCCTGCCATGCTGGGCCATACTCATCAATGCAGAGTCAATACTCCTATCTTTGAGGCAGGAACCAGAGGTGGCCAG gatTGCACAGCTGTATGTTATGGCTTACCTCCCTGCAGTTCCT GCCATGTTTCTGCACCATCTCCAGGTGTCTTATCTGCAAAACCAG GGCATCATCCTTCCTCAGATGTACACTGCGGTTGCTGCCAACATTTTTAATGTAGCCACAAACTACATCCTCCTTCACGTGATGAACATGGGAGTGAC GGGCTCTGCTGCAGCTAACAGCATCTCACAGATCACCATCTGCCTCCTGCTGTTTGGCTACATTCGCTGGAAAAAGCTACATGTGAAGACATGGGATG GCTGGTCTATTGCATCACTGCAGGAGTGGGGCTCCTACATGAAACTGGCGATTCCCAGCACGCTCATGCTGTGTTTTGAATGGTGGATCTATGAGATTGGAGGTTTCCTTGCAG GCATGCTGGGAGAGGTGGACCTTGCTGCCCAACACGTGCTGCTAGAGATGGGGGCCATTACTTATATG ttCCCATTGGGTGTGCATGCAGctgcatgtgtgcgtgtgggCAATGCGCTGGGGGCAGGAGACACAAACAGGGCCTTGATCACCAgcaaaatgactcttatgatatCAG GAGTTTTGGCTGTTTTACAGGGAATCGTGCTGGGCTCTACTAAGTCTGTGGTGGGTTACATCTTCACCTCTGATGA GAGCATAGTGGAGATTGTCTCCGAAAATCTCACCCTCTACGTCTTCCTGCAGTTTTTTGATGCCCTTGTG tgtgtgtgttcaggGATTCTTCTGGGTGCTGGGAAGCAGAAGATAGCAGCCTTGTCCAACTTGATCTGTTATTACTGCATTGGGTTACCAGTAGGAATATCACTGATGTTTATTGCTGAGCTCAGGATACTTG GTCTGTGGCTTGGCCTCTTGATTTGTGTCATCATTCAGACCTGTTTCTTCACCACTCTCATTTTCAAGCTCGATTGGAAGAAAGTGACAGAGCAG GCCCAGAAGCGTGCAGGCAAAAATGCAAAGGTGTTGTGTGTGCTACAGAAGACATCAATCGGACAGTCAGTCCTTGATACTTTGGTTTCTGAAGGACAGGAGAACACCGAGCAAACACCTGATGCTGGAGCTTCTGCAAGTATTCCTGAACCTTGGGATGATATCACTGGCAACAAA GCCCAGCTAACAAGTAATGGCTCTGATGTGGCCGGCTATGTCCAAGTGAGTTCCCAAGAGCAGGGAAAAGCTGAAAGTGGAGAAGCTCAACCTAAAGCCTGGCTCTCTATGGGCCAGCTTGTGCTGAGAAGGGGCCTCATTCTTTTGGCTGGCATCCTGATCCTGATAGCTGGAGTTGCTGTTCACATAGCCTGTCCTCTTCCACAGCCTTTCATTCCATTTCAGAGCAACCAGACAATGGAATGGAGGAATTTCTCCATCCATGAAACCTTCCTGAATTCTACAGCAAGCTAA
- the LOC127625224 gene encoding mediator of RNA polymerase II transcription subunit 31-like yields the protein MAGVLETEEQARNRFQLELEFVQCLANPNYLNFLAQRGYLREKPFVNYLKYLLYWKEPEYAKFLKYPHCLHMLELLQYEHFRKELVNAQCAKFIDEQQILHWQHYSRKRTRLQQALAEQQQQQQPQPPSHGNTTSK from the exons ATGGCTGGCGTTTTGGAAACAG AGGAACAGGCAAGAAACCGTTTCCAATTGGAGTTGGAGTTTGTTCAGTGCCTCGCTAACCCAAATTACCTGAACT TTCTGGCTCAAAGAGGTTACTTGAGAGAAAAGCCTTTTGTGAATTACCTTAAATATCTACTTTACTGGAAAGAGCCAGAATACGCAAAATTCCTGAA ATACCCTCATTGCCTGCACATGTTAGAGCTGTTGCAGTATGAGCACTTCCGGAAAGAGCTGGTGAATGCACAGTGTGCCAAGTTCATAGATGAACAGCAGATCCTGCACTGGCAGCATTACTCACGAAAACGCACACGGCTACAGCAGGCTCTTGcggagcagcagcagcaacagcagcccCAGCCTCCATCCCACGGCAACACCACCTCCAAATGA